The segment ATATCCTCCCAGCCAGCACGCTGCCAGATCATATCCTGGTAAAATCGTCTTAAAGATTGATAAAACATCTCGTCGCCGACCATTTGCCTCAGCATGTGGAATACCATTGCAGTTTTTCCATAGCCTATGGCCTGGCTTGCCTTGTCTGTTCTGCCGATAAATCTTGTCAGGGGAAAATCGTTTTGTCTGTTCACATAGTTGGTGTATTTTCTGCAAATATCTTTGCGATATGCCTCAGCCTCAGCAGCACTGCTTAACTCTTTGTAATAATAGTCTGCCATATAAGTGGTCAGACCTTCACACCAGTTACCCTGCCATTTGTCCACAAAGACCGAATTGCCCCACCAGTTATGTAAAATCTCATGACCCAGGGAGGTTTCCACGATAAACGGCAGTCTTACAACAGCGCTCCCCAGGAGGGTGAATGAGGGCATTCCATATCCTGTCTGGAAAAAGTTTTCAACAATGGCAAATTTGCCGTATGGATAATTACCAAGAAGTTTCTGGTACATAGCTAAATAACGGATTGTGGCATCTATATACGTACTTGCCAGTCCTTGTTCTTCAGGAAAGAAAAAGGCAAAGATTTCTATGTTATTATGTTTCCTGTGCGTTACTTCATATTTTCCGGCAACCAGGTGGCATCCTTCAGATATATTTTTTTCTTCCCATGTGGTGTATGTCCTTCCGTCAGCAGTCTTTTTGTCCACAAGCATACCCTGGGTAACGGTTTCATAACCTGCGGGAGTAATGGTCGTTACTTTAAAAGTACCCAGTGAAGAAGGTATGTCTGGATACCAGAGGGAAGCAGGACTTAGGTAAACCCCGTTTTCACTAATAATACCGGTTGTCTCACCGACATCCTCCCTGTCCAGGAAACCCGGAGATGCTGCAAGGTGTCCTTCATATACAATATCGAAAACCAATTCATTATAGTCCCTGAAGTCAGGTGGTATAACAATTTCCAGTTGTTGCGCATTACCGCTCAGCATGCTTTTTATACTGAAGTCCAATTTTCTATTCAGGGCGCTTACTGATTGTATTTGAAATGACCGGTTGACAAAGCATAATAATTTTTCAGCATTTTCAAGCGGGACAACCAAATGATCAGTTGCCCTTAAACTATGATTTTTTAAACCAAACTCAATTTCTATAGTATGGTCGACCCTGGTGTTTGCCTGAATTGAAGAAAAGGATGCAGGGTAAGCAGTAACACATGTTGCAATTGCCATAGAAACGGAAGGAAATATGGTGTTCATGAGTATTTTATTGAACATTGTAAAGACCCCGGTAAAAGAAAGATGTATCCTGTTAAACGAAAATCATTACTCATATTTTACTACAATCACAGAGATGTTATCTATACCGCCTTTGCTATTTGCCTCTTTTATAAGATAATCCGCCCCCAAATCAGGCTCGTCTTCATGTTGCCGGATAATCCATTCTATTTCTTTCTCTAACAGCATATCGGTAAGCCCGTCGGTACAGAGGAGAAGGATATCCCCGTCTTCCAGCTCTATCTGCTTCAATTCAGGAACTACGGTTTCTGATTCACCAACAGCCTGGGTAAGTACATGCAGCTTATGTACAGGAAAATACTCAGGCCGCGGTTTCTCGTCGAGGATATAACTTTCAAAGGTATGATCTTTGGTAAGCTGTTTTATTTTTTCTCTGATGAGGTATGCCCTGCTGTCGCCAACATGGCATATATGTACTTTGTTATCCTTGATAAGCATCTGTATAAGAGTTGTCCCCATCCCCATAAGATCTATATCCGTCATTGATTTTTCCTTAACGGCGTTGTGTGCCGCCATGAGGGATTTAGCAAGCAGCTTTGATATGTCTTCATTGGTTCTGGCCTCATCCAAATGCTCTTTGAGATAGGTATAGCATTCTTTTACAGCCAGGTCACTTGCCACCTCGCCTGCCTGGTGGCCTCCCAATCCGTCTGCGATGAGAAAAATATTCAGAGCCTCATCAACCAAAATACTGTCCTCATTCTGTTTTCTCCGCCTACCTACATCCGTTTTGAATGCCACTTTCATTCTTTCTATCACCTTCATAAATTAAGTACTTTAGTTATGCTGTTCTTTCAATATTCATTACTGATTATAACGTTTGTTTATTTCTTTTTTCAGAAGAAAATCTGGAATTCCAATAAGGCCGGGCGATTTTTTGCTGTTCTGGCAAGTTCTTTCTGTCTTTCTGTAATTTCACCCCTTATCCTGTGGCAAGTATTATTGGCAGGAAATTGATCATGCACGCATTATAGTCCTTTTTTCTCTTATGCTTCCGGATACTGCAAATTAATAATCTTATACATTGTTGAATCTGAAATCAAGGATTGAGTATTTCTGATTAGTCAAAAACACAGGAAAAAGAGGATTATATCAAAAAACAAGGAATTGAAATACTTGATGACTACCACCAGAATAGCGTTATTGCTTGAGGTCTTTACCCAGCACCTCTGCAGATACAAATTTTACTGGGAGTTTCATCGGTAAAGGGAAAAGGGCAGGTATTGAAAAAGGTCCATGATGTTAAATACGTGGCACCTGACAGATTCGGGATCGAGCCGAGGAGGGTTACTGTCTCCCTGACAGCGTGCAGGTAAAAGGTTTTTGAAATTCATAAACGTCAGGATATACTGACAGAATATGCTTCCTGTTTTGGTGTGTTTGCAGCTTTCCTTCCACGGAGCATTTCAAGGAACCCCTCAATTCTTGTAGAGAATTGTCCAGGCATGTAGTTGTGATCATCAACACAATCACCATCGAGACTGAGAAGCGGATACCCGGCATTGTTTAATTCACGTTTGAGAAGCGGAACTGCAGCATTGTTTCTTCTGCAACCCCAGGTGGAAAACACCACAACACCGTCTGCGTCATAATCCCGTGCAAGTTTTTTGGTAATTGCAATACGCCGTTCCAGTGGTCCGTTGTAATGGCTGGTAATAAGTTTTTTTGCCAGACTTTCGTAAGGATTTTCCGGATTCAGCTTATCCCAGTAAACATAATTTGTTTCTTCAAAAACAATCTTCACACCCTGCTCTTTTTCCAATCTGGTTAAAAAATCGACCTTAAAGTAAGGTTTCAGTTCCAGCCAAAGAATCTTAATGAGGTCATCAGGTTGCGTTTTTTCCTTATCTCTTTTATTTTCTGCAATCTTTTCCCGCAGCTCTGCGGCAAGGCTGGAGAAAAATTCCACGGATAGTTCAGAACCAATTAACAGATATGCAGGGAACATAAAACCCAATGCATTGCTTCCCGGTAGGGGACAATAAGGGTCTTTTCTCAACTCATTAATTTCGATCATTTTTTCACGTGTTTGATTTGAGTATTCAATTGCCTTCTTCAGCGCTCCCTGTTTCATCTTTCTTCCGGATATTGCCTCCAGATGTCTGGTAAAATCCTCAAGCTGCTTTGCGAGGTATTTAATGGAATAATCATCCGCTTCAAAGGGGACATCAATGACAATGGTTTCTTTTCCTGTCATCGACTCACATATCTTTATCGTCTTTGTATTGTTATCGCAAAGCGTTGTTGTTGCGGCCTGAAGAATATTTCCCGGAAACAGGTGCCTCCGTGCATGTCCTATTGCCGACCGGTGGAATGAACAGATATCGGTGGAAACCCCAAAGGATTCTGCTTCTAAAAGCCCGCGTGAACTTTGCCCTATGCCTGCGAAAAGCGCAGCGCCGATTTCAATACAGAAAGGATACAACCCCACGGCATATAGAATTTCTGAGGGAACGAACATGGTTGTCCAGACAGTCCGCTTTGGATTGCGATATACTTTGTAAAGATACCTCACTCCAACACGGGTCTGTGTTCTCAGTGAAACGATTTCTTTTTTCTTATTCCCCCGGCAGAAGAAATGGTAAATCCTTAAAACCAGTAAAAGTGTTTTCAGAAGGATGGGAAAGAAACGGCACATCAACCGCTCACCCCACAATTTGAATTTATGTGTTGATATCATAATTTCGCGTACTCTTTTCTTTATTTCGAAGTGTTTGTTAATTGTTCAAGAAATGCCTCGACTCTTGTCTTGATCTGCCCTTCACTGCTCACGGTGTAATCACAGTTGAGATGGAGGAGCGGAATGTTTTTTTCATGGAAGGTCTTTTTAATCAATGGATAGTCCATAAGGTTGTGATCACAAAATTTCAGGGTGTGGTAGATTGACCCGTGAATTGATCTTTCCTGCATGAGGGTTAATGCATTATTAATCCTCTCAAAAATATTGACCATGCGTGAGCAAGGCGCACGTTTGATATATCTTCTGGCAAGCGATAAGATAGGATCGCTGCTTATATTAACCTGGGCATCAAAGTATCTGCTCCCATTGCATAAGTCTTCAGCGACAACCTTTGCGCCGGCATCTTCAATGACCTTTATAATTTTCTCATTTTCCACAATACTGCCCCAAACAAACAGGCGTGGTACATTTCTCGTATCACGGAAATCACCTTTTTGTTTCATAAGCTGGCTCAGGTATACATTGAATTTTTCAGGGAGTATATTTACTCCTCTCTTCAGTAAGGAAAATATCTCGTATCCGGACTGTCCGATATATCCGTTCCAATATTTATGGAGAAACAGACGTACCTTTTCACGGGCTGCGTTATAGATGGAAATGCTATAATTAATATCGTCAGGGTGTATTTTCAGGGTAAAATAAGCCTCCAGTTTTTCCTTCAGATTTTTCAGCAAGTTTGCATAATAATAAACTGCAGCATCGTCTGTGTTTTTGGGAATGTCAAGGATATAATTAAATGTCTTTTTCCCTTCGTCCAGTTTAATCCATGCATCGTACAGCCTGCGCATGCCGTCGCATGAATTGACAAATACCATCCCTTTGAAATCTTCCAGACTTCCATTAATTTTCTGATCAACAACCGCCTTGATATAAGGACATATATTCCCACAGAGTACTTCACTGGCGGAACATGATTCTTTTTCAGCGCCTTTTATCCTGACGGGATGAAAACCTGCAGCACGAATAAGTTCTACCGGGGTATAAGAACAGAAATAGCCTATCTTAGGCAGTTTATGATCATCTGATGAGAATTCTATAATTGGTGTTTCAGGCGGGATATCTACAGAGACAGATACGTGAGTATTGGTTTTCGCAAGCGCCTTTTCCAGTGCGATCAGCGCAGCTCCAAGCGCTCCGTTGATTTGTGGTTCTTCTGATATATGAATCTTGCAGCCGAGACTTCTCTCCAGTTCTGTTACGACACCAATATTTTTCGCAACACCGCCCGTCATAACAATCTCTTTTTCTAACCCCATTCTTTTTAACTGGGCAGTGATACGCTTGGCAATAGAAATGTGCAATGCCCTGCAAATATCTGCTGCCTTGTGATCAGCTCCTACAAGGGATACCACCTCAGATTCCGCAAAAACAGTGCAAAGGCTGCTGATGGAAATATTACCTTTCTCATTTCCGCTCAGCGAGAGCTCCCCCATATCCTCCAGTTCTATTTCCAGCGTCCTTGCCATTACCTCAAGAAATCTGCCTGTTCCGGCAGCACATTTGTCATTCATAACAAAGTCGAGCACATTTCCGCCGGCATCGATCTTGATAACCTTGCTATCCTGTCCGCCAATATCAATAATTGTTCTTGCTTCCGAAAAATAATAATTGGCACCCTTGGCATGGCAGGTAATTTCTGTAACAACTTCGTGGGCAAATGGTACTTTTATACGTCCGTATCCCGTCGCAATTATATACCGGATATCTTTTTCTGTTAATTTCTGCTCATTCAACAACTGTGCATAGATTTTATCCGCTGCCTTTTTGCTGCTGGCACCGGTCGGAATAATAACAGAAGAAAGAATCTCCTTTTTTTTATTTAAGAGTATTCCATTTGTCGACATTGAGCCAATATCGATTCCGATTGTGTACATTATTAAAGATCTCCTTGTATTAATTATGAGTCAGATTCTGGTTTCGGCGGTATCAGGCTTATCCAGATATTCGTTATAAACAACCCGATGGAGACTACCTGCAGGCCTGCAAAGATTTCCACGAGCGGATGTAACGGACGGAAGATGACCAGTCCGACAAGACTAATGTTTGCGAGATAAAAGTGGAAGGTGCCTAACTTCGGGAAGGGTAGGGGTCTGCCTGAAAATCTTGGTAAAATATGATATCCGACTCCGTATACCATCATTGACATCCATCCCAGAAGATTTAAATGTACATGGGTGAATAGCAGTTGGGCCGGATAACTTCTCATGGATATCATGATTGTGCCGATAACTGCAGCAATAAAAAGATACGCAAGGCTTGCCCGCACAAAATTTTTCGACAGTTGATTCATATGTCAGTGACTCCTTTTAGTAATTTTGACGAATTCAACAGTGTAGCATGCAAGTGCAGGTATGGGGCGATACCACCCACCGGGAAACAGGGTTATATCATACAGGTTGGTATTACTTACTAAGCGGGCGCAACTCAATACATGCATTCTACCGTGAATAGAAAATATCGAAAAAAATTAGAATATATGAAAAATATGGATTGTCAACAAAAAATTGCCATAATGGAGAATCTTTGTATAATAACAGCATGAATTTATGTAATTATTCAAAAATATTACCCGGAGAAAAAATCTATAATGTGGCGTAAGGGTACAAACAAGATTGCTTATAAAAAATCAAATACGATAAAAAATACAAAATTTGTACCATGCAGAATTACATCAGGGTATACAAAAAAAATTCTTGCTTCAACGGATGCTCATGAACGGGAAATGTTGGGGCAAGGATTACTCAATGAGATATCGCAATCCCTGTCGATTCCCGCTCCACGGCTGACAGTATATGATAAACGCCAAAGCCATTCCCTGAAAGACGGTAAACTTATGCGGAAAACTTACGGGATGTACAAAAAGGGACATATTACTATCAATAACAAGACCGCAATACGGCAAGCAATAGTTGCACCGAAAACATTTCTGGATACCCTTATTCACGAGTTCATGCATCACTACGATTATGAGGTACTCAGGCTGCCAGCAAGTCTGCACACAGCAGGCTTTTATTACCGACTGGGAGATATAATAAAAAAATTAACCTGCTGAAACAATGTTTGGTATCTTCTCAAAATTATTGTTTCTTTTTTCAGTTTTTGGTGGGCAGTGCCCATCCTACACGAATCATACATTGCCAGGAGGATTTTTGTAGGACAGGGCACTGCCTGCCAGATAAAATTAGTCAGGAGGTAAAACAATCATACAACATTGTCATTGCCCGTTTGGTGTTAAATTATTCCGTTCATTTCATATACATTCGCAAGCATAATTTATTGGTGGACAGTCCCGGACAAAGGCAAATAAGGTACACACAACCTATCGCTCCTCCGGAGCTTTATTTCCATGTTTTATTTTTCCTCTGTTCTTACTTTCTTATAATCATCGATTTCCCGGAAGGCACCTTCAGGGATAAAAGATACTGCTGTCTGCATACCCTCGCCCAGTTGAGCTGCAATTTTTGACGAATTAACTTTTTCACACGTTGGTTCACTGCAAAAGGATAAAATGCCAAAGATAATCACACCACAAAAGATAAGTCCGTTCAACATCCCAAGCAAGGCTCCAAACAGTCTGAACCCAAGCCCCAGATCCCAGACGCCGATTACTCTTTTTACAAGGTCGGTAAAAAGATAAGCAATAATAAATGCTGTTCCAAAGATAATGAAATAACTGAGCAGGTTGGCCATGGGGAGCGTAAAAATACCCTTTAAAAAGTTTCCTAAAACAGGATAAAGAAAAACTGCAAGTAAGAATGAAATACATAGAGAAACGATCCTTATAAACTGAATCACAGGACCGCTGGAAAGCCCGAAAACTGCAGTAAAAAAAAGAATAATAAAGATTGTATAATCAATCCAGTTCATTTGTGGTCTTTTCCTTTCTCTGAGCTTTTTTGGGGTTCGAGAAAAATTCCTTTGCCAGATCTTTGATCACGTGATCCAGGGTATTCCCGGGCAGTTTTACAGAAACCTTCGGCTCTCTTGCCGTTCCCCGTATTTCCACCTGTAAGGTATTTTGCTTCAGAATGAAGCCAATGATTTTTTTCATATCCTTTCCCAAATAATCTTTATTGAACATAACTTGGGCATCGTATGATAGTATGCCCTCAAAATCAGCGGTACCCGATGCATTCACGTTCATCATCTGCCCCTTCATCTCCACTTCGGGCGTATGAATTTTCCCTTCTCTGATTTGTATTTCTGCCTCAAGGAAGTCAAATGAATACGCATCCTGTATTCCTGCAATAGTCAGAAGGGAAGACACTATTTTATTCCCCCTGATGTATCCGTCCCTCAATTTAAGACGCATGTCTGCCTGAAGCTCCCTGTTAAAGGCCTCTTTGTCTGCACCTTTACCCTTGGCATGGCCTTTAAGGCTGAGAAATCCGCCTATTTCATTCTCTCTACCGGCAAAAAAAGGAAAGAGATGAAGTGTTTCCCCGGTTATATGAACATCCGATACCTCGATAAAAACATCAAAGGTCGGTTCTTTCTCAAGGAACTCAATGATTCCTTTAAACGTTACCAGGCCATCGTTCAGAAGTAATTGTGCATGGGTAAAAAGGGTATCGTTCCTGAACGAAAACTCCTCAGTGGTAAGATTCCTTATTGAATATTGATTTTTATAATCAATATGTTGTATGGCGATGTTTTTCATGTCAATTTTCTTTGTGAGTAAAGGAAACAGCCTTGCCGTACCAAGGATATCCTCGCATCGTATCAAGTCCTTCTTATCTTGTTCCTTTTTTTGGAAATCGAGGCGGGAAATTTCAATCCGGTTAGGCCAGGAAAAAGAAACCTGACCGATTTCACAGGAATATCCGGATTTGCCCTCCAGCGATTGTACGATTTTTTGTTTCAGAAAGTCTTCAGAAATACGTGATGATATCACGAGAAAAACTATCATGGCAATGAAGAATATCCCGCAGAAAGGGATCGCAACCCATTTTATTAAAACCCGTTTATTTTTTATTTGCATATCTGATCAATAATGGTAAAGGCGGAATGAAAACGTAAGACTTTGCGTCTCTCTCTATTTTCTGAATGCAATGATGGATCTTTTGGAAAAGCAAGGCATTAAAAACCGGCAGCACCGGTTTGTTTTTCTGTAAACATTATGAGCATGAGCGGATTTTTAACCATCAGAAACCGCGTATTCTGCAATCCCTTCCATGTATAAATCGTTTCCGTAGATGTCATTTGCAACTACAACAGGAAAATTTTCTACTTCAAATCTCATGACCGCTTCAGCGCCCAGATCTTCATAAGCAATAATTTCTACTTTTTTCACTTTTTTCGCCAGTAAGGCAGCAGCACCGCCTGTTGCCGCGAAGTAAACAGCCCGATACTGTTTCATCGCCTTAATAACATCGTCAGAGCGATTGCCTTTACCTATCGTTGCCTTCAAACCTTTTGAGAGTAATAATGGGGTATACCCATCCATCCGGTAGCTTGAGGTAGGACCGCAGGAACCAACAGGCATGCCTGGGCGGGCAGGACATGGGCCGACATAATAGATAATCTGATTCCGGATATCGAAGGGCAATTCCCCGCCACGGTTAATAATCTCTACCAGCCTTTTATGTGCTGCATCCCGCGCCGTGTAAATAACCCCTGAAATAAAAACCTTGTCTCTGATTCTGAGGCTTGCCACATCGTTATCTGTGAGAGGTGTTTTTAGCTGTATTTTATCTGGCATAAGGATTTCTGATTTCGCATTCCGGAATTGTTTTTTCAGTTTACAGCCCGAAATCTGCAATTGGAAAAAAGATTGCTTTATAAAATTGGCGGTACTCAGATATTAAGCGCCTAAATACCAAGGGTAATTGTTTTAACCCGGTGAACATGACAGTCGATATTAACGGCAACCGGCAAACTGGCAATATGGCATGGATAGCGCTCCACATGAACAGCCAGGGCTGTAATCCTGCCACCAAATCCCTGGGCACCGATGCCTAAATGGTTTATCTTTGTCAGCATTTCCTGTTCCAGGGCAGTTGTATCAGTATCTGTATGGATTGAACCGAGCGGTCTTAAAAGCGCTTTTTTGGCTAACAGGGCAGCATAATCAAAAGTGCCTCCAATTCCAACACCGACAATAACCGGAGGGCAGGGATTGGCTTTTGCTTTATTGACGGTTTCTACCACAAATTTCATAACCCCTTCCCTTCCGTCAGCCGGGGTAAGCATCCCGATACGACTCATGTTCTCGCAGCCACCACCTTTTGCCATGAAGGTAATTTTTAAATAGTTCCCGTGAAAAATCTCTGTGTGAATAATAGCAGGGGTATTATCACCGGTATTAATCCTGTTTAACGGGTCTGCGACCATGGATTTTCGCAAAAAACCTTCCCTGTATCCTCGTCTGACACCTTCCTGAACAGCCCCGTAAAGATCTCCTCCGGTAATATCTACGTGATTCCCCAGCTCAAGAAATATCACCGCAACTCCGGTATCCTGACACAAAGGTATCCGGCATGTGCGGGCAACCCTCGCATTTTCAAGTAATTCTGCAAGTATTTCCTTTGAAACCGGAGATGGTTCTGTTTCATACGCATTCCTCAGCGTATCAAGCAGGTCGTTACTTAAAGTATAATTTACGTCCATACAAAGCCGGGATACTTTATCAGTTATCTCCGATGCGCTAATCCCGGTACGTATAACCATAACGTACAGCCCTTATGTTTTCTTCGATAAATTTTGATGGGAATCCCGAAGCAAAATTAACGATTTCAATGTTAATGCCAATTTTGCTTAATATCCTTCCAAGGGCAATCATATTAACAAATACAGGACTATTAAACTGTTCGGTTGCCAGCTTCTCAAACGGAATGCGGTCACTGACAGGGCAGCGCAACTCACACTTTTTGCATTCAGAGTCACAGGCAGATGATTCAATGAGTACCTGTTTTGCCCTGATTGCAGGGTCAGGTGTTTTGGAAAGCAAAAGGCCAAGGTCTGCTTCTTCAAAGAAGGGAACTTCAACCGGCTCATCAGAATACACAATCTCTGCCCGGATGTTACCACCGCGCACCGCTGCGTCATAAACAAGATTCAGCGAGACCTCTTTCCCTAGCACAGCTAAAATATTGGCCAATATGTGCGCTATGAGTTTAATACCCTGACCGCCTTCACCTGATAGTACGATCGTCTTTAAGCGATACTCTTCGGGAATTCCGGTAAATTTCTTTGCCATGAGGATAATATTTACACCAAAAAAGTAGTTGTCCACACAGGCTATTTCTTGAAATCCATGCTTTTTAAACAGGCAATTCACTGCCTTGCCAGAACGGTAAGTAAATAATCTGGCTTCATAGCAACCCTTCTCTGTAAAGAGTTTCAGTGTCTCCTGAAGGATTGCATCTCCGTATCCTTTATTCCTGTATCCCGGGGCCACACCTAACCAATGTATATATCCTACACCATCTGTGATCCAGGCAAATACAAAGGCGATAACCCTTCCATCCTCCTTACCGGTCAGATAAACGCATCCTTTATTATTCAGCCGCCTTTCAACCTCTTCCAAAGAATAGATTTCTTTAAAGTGCAGGCGTTCAACATCTTTACTCCCAGAATGCAGTTCATCTATGATGTTATAGAAGAGATGTAAGGTTGCTTCTATATCAGATTTTTTAAGATTTTCAACGATAAGAGCCATAATTTATTAAAGTTATACCAATATTCAGGAAAATGCAAGGTAATTTTAGCTTGATGTATAGGAGTTTCGAAGTTTATTGTAGGGGCGAAGCATTTGCTGCTGTTAAGTTATAGTATCTACCAGATGAAACCGAACAGAATAATGTCATTGCAAGGAGTGAAGCGACGAAGCAATCTCTGCCTTTGGGATTGCTTCGGAAAAGACCCTCGCAATGACCGATGGGTAGTCTTTATCAGTTGAGAATATGTTCGGTTTGATGCTTTGAGTACTACAACAAAAGATTGTACACTTTGTGCGGTAAAATGTTTTGCCCCTGCTTGGATACATAAACAAGGTCGCCGAAGACTTAATTTAGATTTTACCTCGAAATACTATAACGACATATATCAGTTTAATCAGTTTAACACCTGTTTGACAATATTATTTCCATATTGTATAATTAACTTAAGTTCATGGTATGGTCTTAAGTTACAGCACATAAGACGAACAGACATAGACCATGTACATGGAGTAAAAATTAAGGTTTTGGAGAAGGTAAGCTTCTCATTTACTCTATGAAAGCAGGTGTAATTTATGAAGTATATTGCAATAGTGATAATTTCAATTGTTTTGCCTGGCATTGATTATGCAAAGGCTTATGCAGGCAAGCCGAAGCAACGCTCACAAGTAAGCGCTTCCTATGCCGATGTTTTTTTGCAGGGAAAGGGATATAAACCTGTGCCTGCCTATGCATCACAGGCAGATATGACAGAGTGCGGTCCATTGCCTGAAAACACTGAACACAAAACCAGCATTCCGGACAATTATGCTTACAGGGACTGGTGTGAGAAAACCTTCACCAATGGTGAACAGATCTACGAGGCTTATAAAGAAATAGCATTTGATATTGATTACCAGGCGGAACCACCGAGGACTGATTATTGGCAGACACCCCTGGAAACATTACAAAGCAAGCTGGGTGATTGTGAAGATTCTATTTTTGTATTCTTCTCCATGCTTTCCGATCTGGATGTTGACGGAGATATGGTATGGGGGTTGGTTGTAGAGAAAGAAACATCAAATACCTTTGCTCATGTATGGTATCAACTCTTCGACAAGCAGGGCAAAGCGTATATTGTTGAAGGATTTTCGAAAGAATGGAATGGGATTATTCCCGTAGAAATGCTCACAACAAGGGAAGAACGGGTGCCAACCTTGCTCTTAAAACATAATCAGGTTGTCCGTGTGGTAGATGAAATGGTTCCGAAATTTCTTGAAGAATCGCAATTTCTCTGGCATATCCCCATGGAGAACAATATCCATATTAAGAATATCTTTGAGAAGCTCCAGGATATGTTTCGCCGGTACAAGGAGCAAATGCAACAATCGTAGTAGTTCAGTTTCTTTCACCCGGTCTTTGCGTAATGTTTCTGTATAGTACTCAAAGTATCGAACCGAACATGTTATCAACTGACAGAGACTACCCATCAGCATTGTGAGGGCCTTTTCAGAAACAATCCCCTACCTGCAGCAACCGTCATTGCGAAGGCGAAGCCTGAAGCATCCTCTTTCCATGACCATGAGATTGCTTCGTCACTTCGTTCCTCGCAATGACATTTATACAAATCAAAGAAACAAGTTTAACCATAATTCTGTTTGGTCTCATCTGGTAGATACTATAGATCATCTTCATTTTCATATTGCTTATGACCCGGAAGTTTCTGGTTAGTTCTGATATCACAACCACCTTTCTATAAATGAAATGAATGCCGGAACGTATGCCAGGTAGCTCGCTTTATCAGTCCTGCCATGATAACTACATCCCTCACGGCTTTTTGAACCAGTAACTCATCAATAATTTGGTGCAACGCAGCTCCTTTGTCCAGGGCTTGACATAGGAGATTACAACGGCACCTGGGATAGGCTTTTTCGAGCATAGCATAGATATATCCAAGAGATTTTCGCAATTTCTTTTGATAACCAATGGTGACACGTCTATTCTGGATAGTGTAAAAGACAAGGTCAATGTCCTTATCCAGCGATGTTTATGGCTGCTGCAGTAAGTTTTTTTATTGGAGGGTAAATAGCAATTATTAACCCAAAACCCTATCTTGGGTTTTGGGTTTAAATGAGATTTGTTCCACTTACTACAAGAATAAAATA is part of the Candidatus Jettenia sp. AMX2 genome and harbors:
- a CDS encoding fumarate hydratase, coding for MVIRTGISASEITDKVSRLCMDVNYTLSNDLLDTLRNAYETEPSPVSKEILAELLENARVARTCRIPLCQDTGVAVIFLELGNHVDITGGDLYGAVQEGVRRGYREGFLRKSMVADPLNRINTGDNTPAIIHTEIFHGNYLKITFMAKGGGCENMSRIGMLTPADGREGVMKFVVETVNKAKANPCPPVIVGVGIGGTFDYAALLAKKALLRPLGSIHTDTDTTALEQEMLTKINHLGIGAQGFGGRITALAVHVERYPCHIASLPVAVNIDCHVHRVKTITLGI
- a CDS encoding GNAT family N-acetyltransferase, yielding MALIVENLKKSDIEATLHLFYNIIDELHSGSKDVERLHFKEIYSLEEVERRLNNKGCVYLTGKEDGRVIAFVFAWITDGVGYIHWLGVAPGYRNKGYGDAILQETLKLFTEKGCYEARLFTYRSGKAVNCLFKKHGFQEIACVDNYFFGVNIILMAKKFTGIPEEYRLKTIVLSGEGGQGIKLIAHILANILAVLGKEVSLNLVYDAAVRGGNIRAEIVYSDEPVEVPFFEEADLGLLLSKTPDPAIRAKQVLIESSACDSECKKCELRCPVSDRIPFEKLATEQFNSPVFVNMIALGRILSKIGINIEIVNFASGFPSKFIEENIRAVRYGYTYRD
- a CDS encoding Fe-S-containing hydro-lyase, yielding MPDKIQLKTPLTDNDVASLRIRDKVFISGVIYTARDAAHKRLVEIINRGGELPFDIRNQIIYYVGPCPARPGMPVGSCGPTSSYRMDGYTPLLLSKGLKATIGKGNRSDDVIKAMKQYRAVYFAATGGAAALLAKKVKKVEIIAYEDLGAEAVMRFEVENFPVVVANDIYGNDLYMEGIAEYAVSDG
- a CDS encoding AsmA-like C-terminal region-containing protein, which encodes MQIKNKRVLIKWVAIPFCGIFFIAMIVFLVISSRISEDFLKQKIVQSLEGKSGYSCEIGQVSFSWPNRIEISRLDFQKKEQDKKDLIRCEDILGTARLFPLLTKKIDMKNIAIQHIDYKNQYSIRNLTTEEFSFRNDTLFTHAQLLLNDGLVTFKGIIEFLEKEPTFDVFIEVSDVHITGETLHLFPFFAGRENEIGGFLSLKGHAKGKGADKEAFNRELQADMRLKLRDGYIRGNKIVSSLLTIAGIQDAYSFDFLEAEIQIREGKIHTPEVEMKGQMMNVNASGTADFEGILSYDAQVMFNKDYLGKDMKKIIGFILKQNTLQVEIRGTAREPKVSVKLPGNTLDHVIKDLAKEFFSNPKKAQRKEKTTNELD
- a CDS encoding CvpA family protein, coding for MNWIDYTIFIILFFTAVFGLSSGPVIQFIRIVSLCISFLLAVFLYPVLGNFLKGIFTLPMANLLSYFIIFGTAFIIAYLFTDLVKRVIGVWDLGLGFRLFGALLGMLNGLIFCGVIIFGILSFCSEPTCEKVNSSKIAAQLGEGMQTAVSFIPEGAFREIDDYKKVRTEEK